Part of the Sodalinema gerasimenkoae IPPAS B-353 genome is shown below.
ACGGGTGAGAAATTCAGCTATGGCTAAACGTTTGTCTTCGGGGGCTTGCATCGGCGCACGGGAGTAGAAGATAAACTGGTTTTGGTCTTCTTTGGCTTGCGCGAGACAAGTCCATTCGCCATGTTCTCCTGAAAAGCCAAACTTAACCGCCGTAGCTCCTTTGATTTTCTCAAATGACCAGTCGTCATCTAAGAGAAATTGGATGATGGTTTCTAGGAGGCTTGGCTTGGGTTGGAAGAGTCCAGTCATGCCATTCATAAGGGGGGAGGGATTGCTTTGATTTGTCGGAGAACTGGCTTCTTGTAGAAAGCTCTCAAGGGCTGACCCTAGTTTATCACCCAAATCTTGGAAGAGATGGCTGACTTGGGATTGGGTGAAGTCTTGTAGGAACTGGGCAACACTTTGCTTGATGCGTTCGGGGTCTTGGCTTTCGGGTTCTAGGTCGCGGGGGTCTAGGTAATCCCAGAAAGTGCGATGGCGGATGGGGGTTCCGTTGTTGGGCTGTTGGATGGTTAGACAAAACCAACTGTCGGAGTTGAGGAGGGCTAGGGCGGGGGGGGTTGGGTCCAGATGACGCTGTTGGTCTAAATCTTGGAGATAGGATTGGAAGGATTCACGGTCGTTGAGGTCATCGGGGAGATGGGGGAGGAGGCTGGGTTTGAGTCTTAGGGTGAGGGTGACGTCACGGCTTGGGTTGGGTAGGTCGGGGAGGGGTTGCTGAATTTCTGGAGTCAGGTTGAAGTGATGCTGTTGGAGGATATTTTGGAACTCGGGATAGGGCAGGATGAGGGTGATTTGGAAGCTTGAGCCATTGGGGTCGATGGCTTGAATGCGGTTGAGTTGTTTTGAGAATATGTTGGGATATGTATCAGGCATTTTTATTTATTGAAAAATCATATGCTATCTCCTAGCTCCTGAATTTATCGATTGATTTCACTCATATTTTCTAGATCTTCAATACTTAAGTTCTTTATCGTTGCAAGAGGATAATTTTTAGACCCAATACTCACTAACTTACCATCAAAAGGAAGAGATTTCATGTTTTGGTAATGAGATTCTCCATCGGTTGGATTTTTCCAATTTCCCCCGTGGGCGTCATAATGTTGAGAATATGTTAAGGCCTCGATGTTGCCTGAATTTTGTGCATTTTCGATTTTAGCTTTTCGATCCTTATCAAACTTTGGATTGTTAACATTGGTTTTATGATGTCCCTCAAACGGATACGATTTCAGTTTACCATTCTCGTCTGTGAGAGGTTTACCTATATTTGTGTAATATTTTGGTGTTTTAGGCTTAAGTATTGCTTTTTTTTGTTTCCAAGTCCATAATTGTTTTGTTGGCTCTCCGCGTTTTATCCTCTCTTTCTCCCCTTTGTAAAAACCAGAAACCCCAGCTTTTCGAGCCTTGTCCAATTCTGGATCTCCACCTTTGTTTATTTTTTTGTATCGCCTTGAACTTGGAGACTTATCGAAATAAGAATTCTCACTATCGTCTAAGGCCCACTGCGGAGGCCCCTTGGCATTCGGATTCGCTTTAAGATCTTTCTGTCGCTTCCGTACACTCTGTCCTCCTTCGGGAATCCCTTTCGTTCCTGACTGCTGCATCCGTGATTGGTCAGTGATGACATTTGTAGGAGCCGGAAGCATCCGTGATTGGTCAGTGATGACATTTGTAGGAGCCGGGCGCATCCGTGATGGGTCAGTGATGGCATTTTTAGGAGCCGATCAGTGATGACATTTGTAGGAGCCGGGCGCATCCGTGATGGGTCAGTGATGGCATTTTTAGGAGCCGGAAGCATCCGTGATGGGTCAGTGATGACATTTGTAGGAGCCGGGCGCATCCGTGATGGGTCAGTGATGGCATTTTTAGGAGCCGATCAGTGATGACATTTGTAGGAGCCGGGCGCATCCGTGATGGGTCAGTGATGGCATTTTTAGGAGCCGGATTATTACTATTCTGTCTAATCTGGTCAGCATTCAAACTAGGTTTCGTTTGTCCTTCAGACAGCCGGTTGGGATTTTGTCCTCCATAGGGCTGGCTTCCATAGGGCTGCTCTCCATAAGAGGGGTTGGAAGTTTGTCTCGAAGAATTGCCAATCGAACCACTTCCTATAGTATTCCCTAACATCGGAGCACCGGAACGAGCCGATGCACTGAAGAAGCTCGTGACTACATCGGTTGAATTTATTTCCTCATCGTGTACCCAAGCTTGCGTAACCTCGGATTTTGCACCGGCCCCGCCATTGTATAGTAACTTACCTAAAGGAGCATCAATATGATTTCCTCCTTGGTTGACTACACTATTGGAAAGTGACATCAAAACACTTTGGGGGAGGGATAATTCCTGACCATTTTCGCGAGCTTTATCCAGATCAGATGCAATACCATTGACTGTATCAATAATAACTTCTCCAATCGTTTTGATGGAGTTCAGTACTTTCTTAAGTTTAGGTCCACCAACATTGTTAAGCACATCACTAAGCTTATCAAATAGCCTGATGGACTTTCTTCCAAAAGATCCTAATAAAGAGAAGGCCTTACGTATCTTTTTGCCAACCCAGCTTAACCACTTTTTAAGCTTAACTAAGATGGAGGTTTTAGCCTTCGCTAAGGCTAGAGTACCAGCACTGAAAATTGCGATAATGGCATGAACTGCAACATTGCCAGCAAACCACCCCACTGATTCACCAATTTGCCCCTCTGCCTCATCCTGTAACATGAAATCACAAAAAGCTTGAGCAAGTTGACCTCCAACTCCATGAATAGCACTCTCAACTGAAGACCATAAGTCTCCAAGTTTTTCCATTAATCCTGAGTAAGTTAGTCCTTCTGAATTTCCACTGCTAGAGAAAACTTCTTTTGCTCCTTCTAAGAAATTCTCTGTTACATCATTGACGGGCATCTCAAGTTCACCCTTCATTGCAAAAAGCTGTTTGGTTATATCTTCTCGCTGTTCTTGAGGAACTTCAGCCTCGGTAGATTCTGATTGAAGTTGATTGGATGATCGTACACCATTGGTATTAAGTCCAGCACTATTCTTGAAAGCTGGACTATCAGAGTTCTGATTTGATTTAGATGCTGGTTGCTGTGTGATCAAATCCTTGATCCAGCCTAATATAGATCCAGCTGCCTTTAGTCCATCCCAGATCAGAGTGAATGGACTCGTCAGTCCATCCCAGATCCCTCGGAGTAAACCTTTCATAAAACCAAGAACAAAATCAAAACTATTGCCACTAAGGATTTTGGCGATTTTGTTACTAACAGTTACCTTAACATCAATAGATTGACTACGAAGGGTTTCTAGGAAACCCATAACTCCGGACTGCATCAGTCCCCAAATAGGGCCAAAGTCAGCCATAGATGATAGGGTGGGAATCAGGGAAATTAGGGTGTCTAGTATGAAATTTATAATAGATTCCTTATGGCATTCGGGAAGAGCAAGCCAGGCCTGTCCTGTTAAGATTACTGGTATCATTCCTGGATTGACAATGGCTATCCCAATGGACGTTAAAACATCCATGAAAGGTTCAATCTTGCTCCTAACTTTTTCGGCGAATTCTATGATGGATTTAACTTTTTCGGGGATGGTTTCAAAAAACTCTACCAGACCTTTAATTGTCTCTGATAAATGTTCGAAAACAGATTGTACTACTCCAATTAGCGGCAATGGTACACCATTAACCGCAGCTAAGACATTCAAGACAGCTGAACCCATTGAAGCCGCTTGGTCACTAAAATTACTAACAAATGAAGATATACTGCTAGTAAAATTATCAAATAGAGAAAGCAGGCTGGGTAAAATTGTATGCCCCATCTCTTCATGAGAATCTTTAATTAAGTTGGGGTTGTCTTTGTTCTCCCACAGCCACCGAATCGGCTCAATCAACTGTGTCCCCAAATCGATTGCTTCACTGATTAAAGAGGCTGGATTTAAATAGGTAGATATAAATTCATTGATCGGATCAAATATTGGACTTATCTTCGCCTGCGCTTTAGCCCAAACTTCTGCGGCCTTCTCCTTAAGGAACTCTAATATGCCACCTTCACCGTCTCCATTAATTCCTAATTTGCTTAGAACCCATTGCCAAGCATCTCCTAAGACATCACGGACAGGCTGACCCCAATTCCATATTGTACTCGCAAAGTTTGTTAGTCCACCTAACACTCCTGAGGCGGTCTCAATAAAGCTATCAAAGACAGGTTCTATTAAAGCCTCTCTTGCCGTTCGAACGGAATCTTGAACCCCAGACACCTTCTCCTGAAGCATCTCAAGTGTGGGATTTTCAGTAATACTCTCGATAATCCCAGTAACTTGATTAAGCTTGCTTTCTAATGCACCACAGCTTTCTTCATCATCCTCTCCCAAAATTTCAAATTTTGAAAATGTGTTGCCAATACTCTCCTGGAATCCAGATATTGCGGTTTGGATATTCAAGTCGCCAAATTGGTTATCCAGCCACCCTTTGACACCACTTTCTAGTTCATCACGGATCATATCTCCAGGGCCATTTTGTATTAGCGCGGCTAAGTCCGGAGCAAAGCGTTCGACTACTTTAGGGAAAGCATCTTCGCCTAGATCTTGAATATTTTCTAGTAGATCATCACCCAAACCCTTTGCTTTTTCGAAACCCCCCTTACCAAAATCCTTTACGTTCCGAGTTGCTTCGCCTATATCAAAACCCTGAATTATATTTTGGTTATTAGGAGCAGCCTGGATTTTATGCTGGATTTTCAGATCAGAATTACTATTCTGGATTTTACCGATTGCCCCACCCTGCTGATGAGTATGAGTCAACTCATGGGCCAGCAATTCCTTCCCAGAACTGGACCCTGGGTTATACTGACCGGAATTAAAGTAAATATCCTGTCCGTGGGTAAAGGCTTTCGCCCCCACCTCCCGGTTCATCTTCACCGCTGCCTCATCGGTGTGAACCCGCACCCCTCCTAAGTCACTGCCAAAGCGCGACTCCATAAAGTTACGGGTTTCCTGGCCCAGGGGCTGACCCTTGCCGCCCTGGCTCTTGAGGCTCGTCTCTAATCCGGCACTGGCTTGATTGCTATTGGACTTGCCCGCCGCTTTGAGTTGAACTCCCTGGCTAATCTGCCCGGCCAGGGGTTGAGTTTGTAGGTGCGTCTCGTCCTCCTCGGCGCTCCCCAACTCCTGCCGTTGCAGGGATTCCGACTCTAAACTGGGGTCGGGCATCTTCATCACCTGAGCCGCTACGCTGTCGGCTTCTTGTTCGTAGCGATCGCCCGGTTGGCCAATACTCAGTTTAGCCTGAACCCCTAAGGTCTCCTCTAATCCTTCTTCTAAGCCCGCCTCGGGTTGCCGTTGTAAGCTCTCCTCCGCTTCACAACTGGCACATTTGGCTTGAATCTCGAAATCTTCATCCGACTCCTCTTCCTGCCGCTGAAGCTGGGGCTGTACGGGCATGGGAGAGTCCAGCAGACTAAAACCACCACTGGGAGCGTCCCCGTCACCGTCTGCACCAGCGGCTCCCTCGGACTGCCAGCCAAACGGGTCTGAGGAGGGCTGAAGTTGGCGATCGCTCTCCTCGGTTTTGGCCCAAGTTCTCGGTTGAACTGTGGCGGTAGATTTAGGAACGGTCCGGGACTGGTCTCCCATGAAGCTACCGGGATGGAGTGGGCGGACGGACGTTAGAAAACGGTTGTTTTAGAAACTTTGGCTAAGATTCTAACATCAACTTATTCTCAAGGCAAGGTGATTTAATGAATAGTTAACAATAAATAGCCGCTGCCTTGCAATAAACCCTTCAAATCAGACAAAACACGTTTCTCTGATGCCCCTAGGGAGGCTCGGTCTCCCAATTGCAGGCGGCAGAGCCGCCCAAAGTCCGTGTCACGGCTTCAGCCATGACACGAGAAGGAAACATTTGCCGGAAAAGGGCAACCACAAGGGATTGCCCCTACATCGTTTCTGTCCTATCTATTCCTGCTATTGCTATCGTTTCCAGGTTATCTTAGCCGTTTCGTCGTCCTAATTTATCTGACTCACATTCCCTAAAAACTTTAGAGTCCCTAGAGACAAGCTCCGGGCCAAACCACTATAATGGCCTAGCATACATTCACCAGAGTCCCATGAGTTTTCCGGCTGCTCGTATCAACGACCTAACAGCCAGCGGCGATATGATTTTACCGCCTGGCGTGAGTACCGTCTTGATTGGCGGTCGTCCAGCGGCCAGCGTCGGTGCGGCGGTCCAAGGGCCTCTCTTCAAAGGGCCACCAGGATTAATCAGTTCCGGGAGTGCCACGGTCTTGATTGGCGGTCGTCCAGCGGCCCGCGTCTCCTCAGGAGTCTCCGGCTCAACCCCCACCCTCACCGGTCTGGTTCCCGCCTCCACCATCGTCGTCTCCGGGGAGCCTAGAGTCCTCATCGGCGGTTAGTGCCCGCTCGTCTCGGCTGAATGAAGAGCTTATACTGACAAAAAGCGGGTTTATACTCATCAATCACATGCCGCACTAACTGTGCTAACTGTGCTAACTGTGCATCCTCGTCATCCAGCGCCTGATTAGCATCAGGTCGTAGAATCACCTCAAAATAATAGGGCTGAATCGCAGCAGCTCCCAATTCTGCTTCCTCTTCTCCAAACAGAGTTTCGCCTAAGATAAAGCCTTTACGGATTTGCTGGCGAATTTCAATCGCTTGGGAAGGTAAGCCGGTATAAAGCTCCAGACAGAGTTCTAATCCCCGTTTAGTTCCCCGCCAACGGTAGAGTTTCACCGCCTCAGAAATGAGGTTTCGATTGCGACGTTCATCGAGGCGGGGGTCGAGTTTCCAACCCACCCAATGAGCCAAAAAGGGTAAGAGAGCTTTAGGAGCCAGCTTAGGGTCCAGATAGGCCCAGAAGGTTTGATGAATGTCCCAACTGGGATGAAACGACTCTTCTAAGATGGCTAAAAATCGCCTCAAAAAATCCTGTTCCTGATAGACTCGGGGCAGAAAGTTAACATAACGACATTCAGGACGCAAGGCCACATTGAAACGAACCAACTGAACTAATTGGCTATTCCCGGCGTCCTCTGCTGCGGTTAACCCCCCCATGACCCAAACCTGAAGTTCCAGAGGATAGTTTAGGCTGAGGGGGGCTGACTCTACATCTCGATGGCAGAGGGCGCTAAAAAAGTCCTGAGGAATCTTGAAGACGAGATAGTGCAATTGGGCTTCATTTGCTGCGACGGCATCCGGAAGCTCCAGCTCATAAGACTCGTCAGACTCGTCCCCTGGGTCATCATAGAGATCGTCCTCAATTCGCCATCCCTTAAAACAGGATAACTCTCTTAACCCCCCATGAGGATCGACCAACTTAAGCCTCAGCGTTAACGGAGTCCCCCAACGATGGGACAGGCGAACCTCCATCCAACGCACCTCCCCCGGTTCCAAGAGCAACCACGGCTCGGGTTCCTGATGTTGAACCACCCCAGCGGAGTCTCGGGAGAAGTGCAGCGGAGGTTTAAAAGGCTGTTGTGGCGTGAGCTTCAGAGAAACAGTGGGCTGGACATCCTGAAATTGCGCAAAGGTCATGAGAATTAGCCGTTACGTGGACTGGAGCCGAGGGGGACGCTGAGCATCGTCATACTGATACTCCGTAAGTCCATTTTCAAAATAGACATCATGGTCAACATACCGCTCTTCCTGACGCGGAGATTGAGGGGTTCCCTCCGGGCGATTACTCCAGGAACAAACCATCTCATCCTGCGTCAGTTTTAAGTAATCTCCATCTCGATCTTGGAGCTGCCCAGTCGTGGGTCTCGATGGGTCTTGGG
Proteins encoded:
- a CDS encoding PAAR domain-containing protein, with the protein product MSFPAARINDLTASGDMILPPGVSTVLIGGRPAASVGAAVQGPLFKGPPGLISSGSATVLIGGRPAARVSSGVSGSTPTLTGLVPASTIVVSGEPRVLIGG
- a CDS encoding eCIS core domain-containing protein, which encodes MGDQSRTVPKSTATVQPRTWAKTEESDRQLQPSSDPFGWQSEGAAGADGDGDAPSGGFSLLDSPMPVQPQLQRQEEESDEDFEIQAKCASCEAEESLQRQPEAGLEEGLEETLGVQAKLSIGQPGDRYEQEADSVAAQVMKMPDPSLESESLQRQELGSAEEDETHLQTQPLAGQISQGVQLKAAGKSNSNQASAGLETSLKSQGGKGQPLGQETRNFMESRFGSDLGGVRVHTDEAAVKMNREVGAKAFTHGQDIYFNSGQYNPGSSSGKELLAHELTHTHQQGGAIGKIQNSNSDLKIQHKIQAAPNNQNIIQGFDIGEATRNVKDFGKGGFEKAKGLGDDLLENIQDLGEDAFPKVVERFAPDLAALIQNGPGDMIRDELESGVKGWLDNQFGDLNIQTAISGFQESIGNTFSKFEILGEDDEESCGALESKLNQVTGIIESITENPTLEMLQEKVSGVQDSVRTAREALIEPVFDSFIETASGVLGGLTNFASTIWNWGQPVRDVLGDAWQWVLSKLGINGDGEGGILEFLKEKAAEVWAKAQAKISPIFDPINEFISTYLNPASLISEAIDLGTQLIEPIRWLWENKDNPNLIKDSHEEMGHTILPSLLSLFDNFTSSISSFVSNFSDQAASMGSAVLNVLAAVNGVPLPLIGVVQSVFEHLSETIKGLVEFFETIPEKVKSIIEFAEKVRSKIEPFMDVLTSIGIAIVNPGMIPVILTGQAWLALPECHKESIINFILDTLISLIPTLSSMADFGPIWGLMQSGVMGFLETLRSQSIDVKVTVSNKIAKILSGNSFDFVLGFMKGLLRGIWDGLTSPFTLIWDGLKAAGSILGWIKDLITQQPASKSNQNSDSPAFKNSAGLNTNGVRSSNQLQSESTEAEVPQEQREDITKQLFAMKGELEMPVNDVTENFLEGAKEVFSSSGNSEGLTYSGLMEKLGDLWSSVESAIHGVGGQLAQAFCDFMLQDEAEGQIGESVGWFAGNVAVHAIIAIFSAGTLALAKAKTSILVKLKKWLSWVGKKIRKAFSLLGSFGRKSIRLFDKLSDVLNNVGGPKLKKVLNSIKTIGEVIIDTVNGIASDLDKARENGQELSLPQSVLMSLSNSVVNQGGNHIDAPLGKLLYNGGAGAKSEVTQAWVHDEEINSTDVVTSFFSASARSGAPMLGNTIGSGSIGNSSRQTSNPSYGEQPYGSQPYGGQNPNRLSEGQTKPSLNADQIRQNSNNPAPKNAITDPSRMRPAPTNVITDRLLKMPSLTHHGCARLLQMSSLTHHGCFRLLKMPSLTHHGCARLLQMSSLIGS
- a CDS encoding YbjN domain-containing protein, producing the protein MPDTYPNIFSKQLNRIQAIDPNGSSFQITLILPYPEFQNILQQHHFNLTPEIQQPLPDLPNPSRDVTLTLRLKPSLLPHLPDDLNDRESFQSYLQDLDQQRHLDPTPPALALLNSDSWFCLTIQQPNNGTPIRHRTFWDYLDPRDLEPESQDPERIKQSVAQFLQDFTQSQVSHLFQDLGDKLGSALESFLQEASSPTNQSNPSPLMNGMTGLFQPKPSLLETIIQFLLDDDWSFEKIKGATAVKFGFSGEHGEWTCLAQAKEDQNQFIFYSRAPMQAPEDKRLAIAEFLTRVNYTLILGNFEMDFSDGEIRYKTSIDVEGDQLTPTLIKPIIYTNLQMMDKYLPGITSVIEGDESPEEAVNRIDNPPSD
- a CDS encoding phage tail protein encodes the protein MTFAQFQDVQPTVSLKLTPQQPFKPPLHFSRDSAGVVQHQEPEPWLLLEPGEVRWMEVRLSHRWGTPLTLRLKLVDPHGGLRELSCFKGWRIEDDLYDDPGDESDESYELELPDAVAANEAQLHYLVFKIPQDFFSALCHRDVESAPLSLNYPLELQVWVMGGLTAAEDAGNSQLVQLVRFNVALRPECRYVNFLPRVYQEQDFLRRFLAILEESFHPSWDIHQTFWAYLDPKLAPKALLPFLAHWVGWKLDPRLDERRNRNLISEAVKLYRWRGTKRGLELCLELYTGLPSQAIEIRQQIRKGFILGETLFGEEEAELGAAAIQPYYFEVILRPDANQALDDEDAQLAQLAQLVRHVIDEYKPAFCQYKLFIQPRRAGTNRR